A stretch of Fibrobacter sp. UWR2 DNA encodes these proteins:
- the proB gene encoding glutamate 5-kinase codes for MSELRKNILDESRRIVVKIGSRILVDSEKGGVRTRYIQKLADSVARLMEAGKEVVIVTSGAVGTGMSQLGYKEKPTVLAEKQACAAVGQIDLMYAYREMFRWVQLSVGQILLSADDFRDRTRYKNLQNTIKAMLARKIVPIINENDSLAVAEIKVGDNDKLSSDVALFLDADLLLIFTDEDGLFDDNPKKNPNARLLRFVPEITPAVLALAGKPGETGSAVSTGGMRSKLEAIRNVTRSGCNAFLASGMKVLPHQVLFENAQGTLFVGSKKKLNSRQRWLSFITTPRGAVVVDEGGVKALREKHSSLLPVGVCAVKKHFDKGDLIEVLSPSGDAVARGVAGFDSETLKLVLRKKTAQVHEILGKDVPDELVHKNDLVVF; via the coding sequence ATGAGTGAACTTCGTAAGAATATTTTAGATGAGTCCCGCCGTATCGTGGTGAAAATCGGGTCCCGTATTTTGGTGGATTCCGAGAAGGGCGGTGTACGTACCCGCTATATCCAGAAACTTGCCGATTCCGTCGCCCGACTCATGGAAGCGGGCAAGGAAGTCGTGATTGTGACGAGCGGTGCCGTGGGCACCGGCATGAGCCAGTTGGGCTACAAGGAAAAGCCGACGGTGCTTGCCGAAAAGCAGGCCTGCGCCGCCGTGGGGCAGATCGACCTCATGTACGCCTACCGTGAAATGTTCCGCTGGGTACAGCTTTCGGTTGGCCAGATTCTCCTTTCTGCCGATGACTTCCGCGACCGCACCCGCTACAAGAATTTGCAGAACACCATTAAGGCGATGCTCGCCCGTAAGATTGTTCCGATTATCAACGAGAACGACTCTCTCGCCGTCGCCGAAATCAAGGTGGGCGACAACGACAAGCTTTCGAGCGACGTGGCTCTGTTCCTCGATGCAGACTTGCTTCTGATTTTCACGGACGAAGACGGCCTCTTCGACGACAACCCGAAGAAGAACCCGAATGCCCGACTGTTGCGCTTTGTGCCCGAGATTACGCCTGCCGTTCTGGCCCTTGCCGGCAAGCCCGGCGAGACGGGTTCTGCCGTGAGTACCGGCGGTATGCGCAGCAAGCTTGAAGCCATCCGCAACGTGACGAGGAGCGGCTGCAACGCTTTCCTCGCGAGCGGCATGAAGGTGCTGCCGCACCAGGTGCTTTTCGAAAATGCGCAGGGAACGCTCTTTGTGGGCTCCAAGAAAAAGCTCAACAGCCGCCAGCGCTGGCTCAGCTTTATCACGACTCCGCGCGGGGCTGTGGTGGTAGACGAAGGTGGTGTGAAGGCGTTGCGCGAAAAGCACTCGAGCCTGTTGCCCGTGGGCGTGTGCGCTGTGAAGAAGCATTTCGACAAGGGCGACCTGATTGAGGTCCTGAGCCCGTCGGGTGATGCGGTCGCACGTGGTGTTGCTGGCTTCGACAGCGAGACCCTGAAACTCGTTCTCCGCAAGAAAACGGCTCAGGTCCACGAGATCTTGGGCAAAGATGTGCCTGACGAACTTGTTCACAAGAACGACCTGGTTGTTTTTTAA
- a CDS encoding CBM35 domain-containing protein, with product MFELPSRILAVLCGLTICASAAVDQCKPIGWATRSGRTSTPFEVTGGGNATPITVTTFADLQKYAKDSSPRVIYIDGTLGSGWSGTTGDRLNITASNKTIIGLRPGTVLKAPIHISKASNIIVRNIVIQGPGSNADQAWDNLTIENDGSKNIWIDHCEFWDGQDGNADVVKGADNVTFTWCIFGYKKKSTHNLSNLIGSSDNEPVSEGKLNVTYMFNWWKAANQRKPRCRYGNVHVVNNLLTGDASITSGTDVLGVSAGHMCRVRTERNVFINEANPIYTGNANGTGVNETIDNIFTNCSGNTKGTGTSFTPPYDYTGFMLKASDVEAAVKANAGATLASPTECDANYVEPPPPTPDKQYQAENGTITSGVSESSNSGFHGDGYVNFDKGGNVVVPVKVDVAGEYKFEIDFANGSSEDRSLVISSAIDTATSVFEKTGAWSTWKTQEVSLKLTAGENSVKFATLDGKDGPNIDQFDVALVKEITAPDTSKKDSTVRDTSSGDTTKPDAIPLLSGLSLQQGAYSVSVYATDGRFIRKVENVPQAMLRDTRELSRGLCAGIYLVQASAPGISKKFFIAVK from the coding sequence ATGTTTGAACTTCCTTCCAGAATTTTGGCTGTCTTGTGTGGGCTCACGATTTGTGCGTCTGCGGCAGTGGACCAGTGCAAGCCCATCGGCTGGGCGACCCGTTCGGGCCGTACGTCGACCCCCTTCGAGGTGACAGGAGGCGGCAACGCAACACCCATTACGGTAACGACTTTCGCCGACCTGCAGAAGTATGCGAAGGATTCCTCGCCGCGGGTCATCTACATTGACGGCACGCTCGGCAGCGGCTGGAGCGGCACGACCGGCGACCGCCTGAACATTACGGCCTCGAACAAGACGATTATCGGGCTCAGGCCGGGAACCGTTCTCAAGGCTCCCATCCATATCAGCAAGGCATCGAACATCATCGTCCGCAACATCGTCATCCAGGGTCCGGGCAGCAATGCCGACCAGGCGTGGGACAACCTCACCATCGAAAACGACGGTTCCAAGAACATCTGGATTGACCACTGCGAATTTTGGGACGGCCAGGACGGCAACGCCGACGTGGTGAAGGGTGCAGACAACGTAACGTTTACGTGGTGCATCTTCGGCTACAAGAAAAAGAGTACGCACAACCTCTCGAACCTCATCGGCAGTTCCGACAACGAGCCCGTGAGCGAGGGCAAGCTGAACGTGACCTACATGTTCAACTGGTGGAAGGCCGCGAACCAGCGTAAGCCCCGTTGCCGCTACGGCAACGTGCACGTGGTGAACAACCTCCTCACCGGCGATGCGAGCATCACGAGCGGGACCGACGTGCTGGGCGTTTCGGCGGGCCACATGTGCCGCGTGCGCACCGAACGGAACGTGTTCATCAACGAGGCGAACCCGATTTACACCGGCAATGCGAACGGCACGGGCGTGAACGAAACCATCGACAACATCTTTACGAACTGCTCGGGCAACACGAAGGGCACGGGAACCTCCTTTACGCCGCCCTATGATTACACTGGCTTTATGCTCAAGGCGAGCGATGTGGAAGCTGCCGTGAAGGCGAATGCGGGGGCCACTCTCGCTAGCCCCACGGAATGCGATGCGAACTATGTGGAACCGCCTCCTCCGACACCGGACAAGCAGTACCAGGCCGAAAATGGAACCATTACGAGTGGGGTTTCCGAAAGCAGCAACTCGGGATTCCACGGCGATGGCTATGTGAACTTTGACAAGGGCGGTAATGTGGTCGTGCCCGTGAAGGTCGACGTGGCGGGAGAATACAAGTTCGAAATCGACTTCGCGAACGGTTCTAGCGAGGACCGTAGTTTGGTGATTTCTTCTGCTATCGACACGGCGACGAGCGTGTTCGAGAAGACGGGCGCCTGGAGTACCTGGAAAACGCAGGAAGTCTCGCTCAAGCTTACGGCGGGCGAGAACAGCGTGAAGTTTGCGACGCTTGATGGCAAGGACGGCCCGAACATCGACCAGTTCGACGTGGCGCTCGTGAAGGAGATTACCGCGCCGGATACCTCGAAGAAGGATTCGACTGTTCGCGACACGAGTTCGGGCGATACCACGAAGCCGGATGCGATTCCGCTGCTTTCGGGCTTGTCGCTCCAGCAGGGTGCATACAGCGTGAGTGTCTATGCGACTGACGGCAGGTTTATCCGCAAGGTGGAAAATGTTCCGCAGGCGATGCTTCGCGACACGCGTGAACTATCCAGGGGCCTCTGTGCCGGAATTTACCTGGTGCAGGCCTCCGCGCCGGGAATCAGCAAGAAGTTCTTCATCGCGGTGAAGTAA
- a CDS encoding RDD family protein — protein MKWFFIDESITDGERRQGPYSIEEIRDFVKQGKIIDETLVWHSGMENWISWKEASEKLEKDSFGIQPEQEEILESTIKALEEMIEANKQKKMFAGFLIRALAFITDNFILGIIGGIVLFVLTQAGIYDLDAIQQATGTYLQDPMSAESMNKLMEAPGMGSLLSIWSVIQAIYFIVFHAVFSATPGKMLLHIHVETVEGNKLTWGASIARYLCSIITQFTLILYGLGYLVVCVDPKRRALHDWIARTFVVYEAPEKSKKNKEAK, from the coding sequence ATGAAGTGGTTCTTTATTGACGAAAGCATTACCGATGGAGAGCGGAGGCAAGGTCCCTATTCCATCGAAGAAATCCGCGACTTTGTCAAGCAGGGTAAAATCATCGACGAAACCCTAGTCTGGCATAGCGGCATGGAGAACTGGATTTCATGGAAAGAAGCTAGCGAGAAACTCGAGAAGGACTCCTTCGGTATCCAACCCGAACAAGAAGAAATCCTCGAAAGCACCATCAAGGCGCTCGAGGAGATGATTGAGGCCAACAAGCAGAAAAAGATGTTTGCAGGCTTCCTTATCCGTGCCCTAGCCTTCATTACAGACAACTTCATCCTAGGAATTATCGGCGGAATCGTACTTTTTGTTCTCACTCAGGCGGGAATTTACGACCTAGATGCAATCCAGCAGGCGACAGGCACCTACCTTCAAGACCCGATGTCGGCAGAATCGATGAACAAGCTAATGGAAGCCCCCGGAATGGGTTCGCTGCTGAGCATCTGGAGTGTAATACAGGCCATATACTTCATTGTTTTCCATGCCGTATTTTCAGCAACACCCGGCAAGATGCTCCTCCACATCCACGTAGAGACAGTGGAAGGAAACAAGCTTACCTGGGGAGCCTCGATTGCGCGCTACCTTTGCAGCATCATTACACAGTTCACCCTAATTCTCTACGGGCTCGGTTACCTAGTTGTCTGCGTCGACCCCAAGCGCCGTGCCCTGCATGACTGGATTGCCCGAACCTTCGTCGTATACGAAGCACCGGAGAAATCCAAAAAGAACAAAGAAGCCAAATAA
- the smc gene encoding chromosome segregation protein SMC — MQITKLKIFGFKSFAQRTEINFPTKGLTAVVGPNGCGKSNITDAIRWVLGEQRAALLRMSKMQDVIFSGTEERAAMSLAEVSIVIDNSDGTLSSEYSEVVVTRRVHRDGSGEYLINNQECRLRDVHALLFDSGLGSSTYSQMNADMIKAVLSDKADDRRVLFEEAAGVSKYRQQRKEAVRQLERVQTDMTRVEDNLRATRRSVRQYETQAEKVEEYKKLTKRLRELDLSVSLDKYEDFVEGLNTLDTSSRRMEHEVESSKTKATELQTKIEEKKLDISEDENAYRDLEREVQAATIELNNLNNDIVRLRDSISSMESSNAKAEEEITRSEQKVDELTQEQGRLEEENAVLGNDSEVDKMNALLERERETLQVMRDKLDDLRQRSRDLSNERVAAINKLNGLKGRFERMDAEVDMLQKNLEGWDGELGALRSQKDDAERAVADIQQGMDNARNEITNLQEQKSVREERVESLGAELRELQAKAAALKSEEAGLQARIEVLQSVANEGSDASRWLAENKAGLTQGLLSERITATPEYAGLVENALGDVLEATVVENADNIAEIVSALKSENVGQALMALLSKPRPAFTGTIEGAGVIGPMQNFVQADDVTKAWLGGLLSRYILVESLDAALELSARYGNEDLCFVAPEATVRTAGLVSTGSPTSGTLSRKNEIAEAESSLADVQGKISQAESDIARIQDNVAEETQMLESLVDDIREKENSLHGGDAAIAIQKNTISSCESRIVQLEEQRGRARARIEEAEGTKNADAELAEAEVDANRAEDEYSRVNDELAEQETMFREKDEEVRDLERSALDKSAKLTQNTNRLKNIADQMEFLGNTVRSYREGIEKNNESIEKLRIDVEAIAGQVQEKDSALRELENRRDLAREKYELVSGDLEEWRSEVNRLRDDMIDKMKDLNEIVRRREALQANVDRLKERMLADWEVNLEEPGDIERVEYTQPEADREIREIRGKVKELGPINVNVMEDYEDEKKRLEEVEKQFDDLDRARASLDRTITKLDDIARTRYLETFERIQKNFQFVFSKLFLNGETKMSLVEKLDENGKPMDILDADIEINVRPTGKKMRGIKALSGGEHALTATALLFAIYMEKPSPYCVLDEVDGPLDDANVGRFMALLREFSKQTLFIVVTHNKRTMAEADMLYGVTQEIKGISRIASVQLADATKFAI; from the coding sequence GTGCAGATAACAAAGCTTAAGATTTTTGGGTTCAAGTCCTTCGCTCAGAGGACTGAAATCAACTTCCCCACGAAGGGGCTTACGGCCGTCGTGGGTCCGAACGGATGCGGTAAGTCGAATATTACAGATGCCATCCGCTGGGTGCTCGGCGAACAGAGGGCGGCGCTCCTCCGCATGAGCAAGATGCAGGACGTAATCTTTAGCGGTACCGAGGAACGTGCCGCGATGAGCCTTGCCGAAGTATCCATTGTCATCGACAACAGTGACGGTACGCTCTCTTCTGAATATTCCGAGGTCGTAGTGACCCGCCGTGTGCACCGCGACGGTTCGGGCGAATACCTTATCAACAACCAGGAATGCCGCCTGCGCGATGTGCATGCGCTCCTGTTTGACTCGGGTCTCGGCTCCAGTACATACTCGCAGATGAACGCCGACATGATCAAGGCGGTTCTCTCCGACAAGGCGGACGACCGCCGTGTGCTTTTCGAAGAGGCCGCCGGCGTGAGTAAGTACCGCCAGCAGAGGAAGGAGGCCGTTCGCCAGCTGGAACGTGTCCAGACGGACATGACCCGCGTGGAAGACAACCTGAGGGCGACCCGCCGCTCGGTGCGCCAGTACGAGACGCAGGCTGAGAAGGTCGAGGAATACAAGAAACTTACCAAGCGCCTGCGTGAACTGGACCTTTCGGTCAGCCTCGATAAGTACGAGGATTTCGTCGAGGGGCTGAATACGCTCGATACATCGTCTCGCCGTATGGAACACGAGGTCGAGTCGTCAAAGACTAAGGCGACCGAGCTCCAGACGAAGATCGAGGAGAAAAAACTCGATATTAGCGAAGACGAAAATGCCTACCGCGACCTGGAACGCGAGGTTCAGGCTGCGACCATCGAACTCAATAACCTGAACAACGACATCGTGCGCTTGCGCGATTCGATTTCTTCTATGGAATCTTCTAATGCGAAGGCAGAAGAGGAGATTACCCGTAGTGAACAGAAGGTTGACGAACTTACCCAGGAACAGGGCCGCCTTGAAGAAGAAAATGCGGTTCTTGGTAACGATAGCGAAGTCGACAAGATGAATGCTCTCCTGGAGCGCGAGCGCGAGACCCTGCAGGTCATGCGCGACAAGCTCGATGACTTGCGCCAGAGGTCTAGGGATCTTTCTAACGAGCGCGTTGCCGCTATCAACAAGCTTAATGGCCTCAAGGGGCGCTTCGAACGCATGGATGCGGAAGTCGACATGCTGCAGAAGAACCTCGAAGGTTGGGATGGGGAACTTGGTGCCCTACGTTCCCAGAAGGACGATGCCGAACGTGCGGTTGCAGATATCCAGCAGGGCATGGACAATGCGCGCAACGAAATTACGAATCTGCAAGAACAGAAGTCTGTGCGCGAAGAACGTGTCGAGTCCCTCGGGGCGGAACTGCGTGAACTGCAGGCCAAGGCTGCCGCCTTGAAGAGCGAGGAAGCTGGTCTCCAGGCGCGCATTGAAGTGTTACAGAGTGTCGCAAACGAAGGCTCCGATGCCAGCCGCTGGCTTGCCGAAAACAAGGCGGGCCTTACGCAGGGACTTCTTTCTGAACGTATTACAGCGACTCCAGAATATGCTGGCCTTGTGGAAAATGCCCTGGGCGACGTTCTTGAGGCGACGGTTGTCGAAAATGCAGACAACATTGCAGAAATTGTTTCTGCCCTTAAGTCCGAAAATGTGGGCCAGGCGCTGATGGCGCTCCTGTCGAAACCGCGCCCCGCATTTACGGGAACCATAGAGGGTGCGGGCGTTATCGGCCCCATGCAGAATTTTGTCCAAGCGGACGATGTGACGAAGGCTTGGCTCGGCGGGCTCCTTTCCCGCTACATTCTTGTCGAATCCCTCGATGCGGCACTGGAACTTTCCGCCCGTTATGGAAACGAGGACCTGTGTTTTGTTGCTCCCGAAGCGACGGTACGTACCGCGGGGCTCGTGTCTACGGGTAGCCCGACTTCCGGTACGCTCAGCCGTAAGAACGAAATTGCCGAAGCAGAATCTTCGCTTGCCGATGTGCAGGGGAAGATTTCCCAAGCGGAATCCGATATTGCGAGGATTCAGGACAACGTTGCCGAAGAAACCCAGATGCTTGAATCCCTTGTGGATGATATCCGCGAGAAGGAAAATTCGCTACATGGTGGGGATGCGGCAATCGCTATCCAGAAAAATACCATATCCTCTTGCGAAAGCCGTATTGTACAGCTTGAGGAACAGCGTGGCCGTGCACGTGCACGAATCGAAGAGGCCGAAGGCACCAAGAATGCCGATGCAGAACTTGCCGAGGCCGAGGTGGACGCGAATCGTGCTGAAGACGAATATAGCCGCGTGAACGATGAACTCGCCGAACAGGAAACGATGTTCCGTGAGAAGGACGAAGAAGTTCGCGATCTGGAACGCAGTGCCCTTGACAAGAGTGCAAAACTCACGCAGAATACGAACCGCCTCAAGAATATTGCCGATCAGATGGAATTCCTGGGGAATACGGTCAGGTCGTATCGAGAAGGAATCGAGAAGAATAACGAGAGTATAGAGAAACTCCGCATAGACGTGGAAGCCATTGCCGGCCAGGTGCAGGAAAAGGATTCTGCGCTTCGTGAACTGGAAAACAGGCGTGATTTGGCCCGCGAAAAGTATGAACTCGTGTCTGGCGACCTTGAAGAATGGCGTAGCGAGGTGAACCGCCTGCGCGACGACATGATTGACAAGATGAAAGACTTGAACGAGATTGTCCGCCGTCGTGAGGCTCTGCAGGCGAATGTGGACCGCCTCAAGGAACGTATGCTTGCCGATTGGGAAGTGAACCTCGAGGAACCCGGCGATATCGAACGTGTTGAATATACGCAGCCTGAAGCCGACCGTGAAATTCGCGAGATTCGAGGGAAGGTGAAGGAACTCGGCCCCATCAACGTGAACGTGATGGAAGACTACGAGGACGAGAAGAAGCGCCTGGAAGAAGTCGAAAAACAGTTCGACGACCTGGATCGTGCTCGCGCCTCGCTCGACCGCACCATCACCAAGCTTGACGATATCGCCCGTACGCGCTATCTTGAAACGTTCGAACGTATCCAGAAGAATTTCCAGTTCGTGTTCAGCAAGTTGTTCCTGAACGGCGAAACCAAGATGAGCCTCGTGGAGAAACTCGACGAGAATGGCAAGCCGATGGATATCCTCGACGCAGACATTGAAATCAACGTGCGCCCCACTGGCAAGAAGATGCGTGGCATCAAGGCGCTCTCCGGCGGTGAACACGCCTTGACTGCGACGGCACTCCTGTTCGCCATCTACATGGAAAAGCCGTCTCCGTACTGTGTGCTGGACGAAGTCGACGGCCCGCTTGACGATGCCAACGTGGGCCGCTTCATGGCGCTCCTCCGCGAGTTCAGCAAGCAGACCTTGTTCATTGTGGTGACGCATAACAAGCGTACCATGGCCGAGGCCGACATGCTCTACGGTGTGACGCAGGAAATCAAGGGTATTTCCCGTATTGCCAGCGTGCAGCTTGCCGACGCTACCAAGTTTGCGATTTAG
- the rapA gene encoding RNA polymerase-associated protein RapA → MKMYKPGQRFVSQSEPELGLGVVSEVQGRTVKFLFPLVGEVRLYRTDNAPVDRFILQPGETVKNDKGVSFAVESLREVDDLVVYVGRGGREMKEADLTAKQMARPSDLFRALTSIGKAQKPDSAPTANAADVSSKAFERRRRAMELSCMWKSSPVRGMIGPRVSMIPHQYYLCHRACSESTLPRLMLSDEVGLGKTIEAGMIWHALSMRGRVSRTLIIVPETLKHQWMVEMKRRFNQLFTLVDEGFIRGLFVGVGKDEEKPNPFLQSNNIIVAIDFLMGQPALIEDLLKTNWDMTIIDEAHHLVCEDGFTSHEYMLANAVLARSKGVLLLTGTPLQLHPESQFNRLKMLDPVRFADYNAFIKEQEEYRKLVNDLSKLPTDPNHRMSWEDLYDSVPKNSKIRPWLEQENSKSMTAGEWIRRIVDGMGTGSVVFRNTRKGVGGFPKRKLDEICLEPNPKYREMVEAAAENDLDASTDIQENGLLCTRYSDGWELDERIVWLKDFLKKHQKDKILLICESIEVVLALETILTDYLGEGAFSMFHEEMTIMARDKAAANFSKPNGANLLIASEIGSEGRNFQFSHHLVLFDLPLDAALVEQRIGRLDRIGQTEDIIVHVPYVKGSGQEVMFRWYNDGLNAFGAPLMSGGELFLKYTDSLIEALADPRHGLENFVESIIPQVRKDCETMRKNIEKGRDRLLEYNSRNPEKAKEITDEILRIDAQTELKDLLLESLHARGLDVDASAIAGCCVITQGPQIEEGSIAGMPSRGLVAAQNEEDEQGSDNICLTATFDRDVAMVHDEVDFLSLEHPLAQGMIDFETGVNHGNVACCIWPNSGLRGLMMQYDFVVELPVPEEWGVSDIVGPRYVCALVDATGTDQSEHLEALSKAELRDVNVPQGNKAVDATLRYFAKEGLALAKKAVSGFAKEYADKAANAVEARTEQEYQRMNHLLTMRGKAAGSAELKQLRKNVGDRKKIVANPQLRLDAIRLLVCR, encoded by the coding sequence ATGAAAATGTATAAGCCGGGGCAACGTTTCGTTAGCCAGTCAGAGCCGGAATTGGGTCTTGGAGTTGTTTCCGAGGTTCAGGGCCGTACAGTCAAGTTTTTATTTCCGCTTGTGGGGGAGGTGCGTCTTTACCGCACGGATAACGCTCCAGTCGACAGGTTCATTTTACAGCCGGGCGAGACCGTCAAGAACGACAAGGGCGTATCTTTCGCTGTAGAAAGCCTCCGCGAGGTAGATGACTTGGTTGTCTACGTAGGCCGTGGTGGTCGCGAAATGAAGGAAGCCGACCTTACTGCAAAACAGATGGCTAGGCCTTCCGACTTGTTCCGTGCCCTGACGAGTATCGGCAAGGCCCAGAAACCCGATAGCGCTCCGACAGCGAATGCCGCAGATGTTTCTTCGAAGGCTTTTGAACGTCGCCGCCGTGCCATGGAACTTTCGTGCATGTGGAAGTCTTCGCCTGTGCGAGGCATGATTGGCCCTCGTGTGAGCATGATTCCGCACCAGTATTACCTGTGCCACCGTGCCTGTAGCGAATCTACGCTCCCGCGCCTTATGCTGAGTGATGAAGTCGGCCTCGGAAAGACTATCGAGGCGGGCATGATCTGGCATGCGCTGAGTATGCGCGGCCGTGTTTCCCGTACGCTCATTATTGTGCCCGAGACGCTCAAGCACCAGTGGATGGTCGAAATGAAGCGCCGGTTCAACCAGCTCTTTACGCTTGTGGACGAAGGCTTTATCCGTGGTCTTTTTGTTGGCGTCGGGAAGGATGAAGAAAAGCCCAATCCGTTCTTGCAGAGCAACAATATCATTGTGGCGATAGACTTCCTCATGGGGCAGCCTGCCCTTATCGAAGACTTGCTCAAGACGAACTGGGACATGACGATTATTGACGAGGCGCACCACCTCGTTTGCGAAGACGGTTTTACGAGCCATGAGTACATGCTCGCGAATGCTGTGCTTGCACGTTCCAAGGGCGTATTGCTCCTGACGGGTACTCCGCTCCAGCTGCATCCCGAAAGCCAGTTCAATCGTTTGAAAATGCTCGATCCGGTGCGCTTTGCCGACTACAACGCCTTTATCAAGGAGCAGGAAGAATACCGCAAACTGGTGAACGACCTCTCCAAGCTCCCGACCGACCCGAATCACCGGATGAGCTGGGAAGACCTGTACGACAGCGTCCCGAAGAATTCGAAGATCCGCCCCTGGCTGGAACAGGAAAACTCGAAGTCCATGACTGCGGGTGAATGGATTCGCCGTATTGTGGACGGCATGGGTACGGGTTCCGTGGTATTCCGCAATACGCGTAAGGGTGTGGGCGGATTTCCGAAACGCAAACTCGACGAGATTTGCCTGGAACCGAACCCGAAATACCGCGAGATGGTGGAGGCTGCTGCCGAAAACGATCTGGACGCCTCTACGGACATCCAGGAGAACGGCCTGCTTTGCACGCGCTATTCCGACGGCTGGGAACTCGACGAACGCATCGTGTGGCTCAAGGATTTCTTGAAGAAGCACCAGAAAGACAAGATTCTCCTGATTTGCGAATCTATAGAAGTCGTGCTTGCGCTGGAAACAATCCTCACCGATTACTTGGGCGAGGGCGCGTTCTCGATGTTCCACGAAGAAATGACCATCATGGCCCGCGACAAGGCTGCGGCAAACTTCAGCAAGCCGAACGGGGCGAACTTGCTTATCGCCTCCGAAATCGGTTCCGAAGGCCGCAACTTCCAGTTCTCGCACCATCTGGTGCTGTTTGACCTCCCGCTTGATGCGGCGCTTGTGGAACAGCGCATTGGGCGACTGGACCGCATTGGCCAGACCGAAGATATCATCGTGCATGTGCCTTATGTGAAAGGCTCCGGGCAAGAAGTCATGTTCCGTTGGTACAACGACGGCCTGAATGCTTTTGGTGCGCCCCTGATGAGTGGAGGCGAACTTTTCCTCAAGTACACGGACAGCCTGATTGAGGCCCTTGCCGACCCGAGACATGGCCTTGAGAACTTTGTCGAAAGTATTATTCCGCAGGTGCGTAAGGATTGCGAAACGATGCGCAAAAACATCGAGAAGGGGCGCGACCGCTTGCTGGAATACAATTCTCGCAACCCCGAGAAGGCAAAAGAAATTACCGACGAAATCCTTCGCATCGATGCACAGACGGAATTGAAGGACTTGCTCCTGGAGTCCCTGCATGCGCGCGGTCTTGACGTGGATGCGAGCGCGATTGCCGGCTGTTGCGTGATTACGCAGGGCCCGCAGATCGAAGAAGGCTCTATTGCCGGCATGCCGAGCCGCGGGCTTGTCGCTGCGCAGAACGAGGAGGACGAGCAGGGTTCCGACAATATCTGCCTTACGGCGACATTCGACCGCGATGTGGCGATGGTTCACGACGAGGTAGATTTCCTGAGCCTTGAACACCCGCTGGCGCAAGGCATGATAGACTTTGAAACGGGCGTAAACCACGGAAATGTTGCCTGTTGTATTTGGCCGAATTCAGGCCTGCGCGGGCTTATGATGCAGTACGACTTCGTGGTGGAACTGCCCGTGCCCGAGGAATGGGGCGTTTCCGATATCGTGGGCCCGCGCTATGTGTGCGCGCTTGTCGATGCCACGGGCACGGACCAGTCCGAGCATCTTGAGGCATTGTCTAAGGCCGAGCTTCGCGACGTGAACGTGCCGCAGGGCAACAAGGCCGTCGATGCGACACTGCGTTACTTCGCGAAGGAAGGCCTTGCGCTTGCGAAGAAGGCGGTAAGTGGCTTTGCCAAGGAATATGCCGATAAGGCTGCAAACGCAGTCGAGGCCCGCACTGAGCAGGAATATCAGCGCATGAACCACTTGCTTACCATGCGAGGCAAGGCGGCGGGCAGCGCCGAACTCAAGCAGCTCCGCAAGAACGTCGGTGACCGCAAGAAGATTGTTGCAAACCCGCAGCTCCGTCTCGATGCGATCCGTTTGCTTGTTTGTAGATAA